The Chryseolinea soli nucleotide sequence CTAACCGCCCAGGTGGTGGATAGCACGATGGTGGATAGCACCGCGGCCAAACCACCGGCACCCCATGTGGTGAAAGACACCGTGACGCTGGTTGGCGTGGGCGACATCATGATGGGAACGAACTACCCGGAAAGCATGCTTCCCCCGGACGACGGCGCCTTCCTGATGAAAGACGTTGAGCCTTACCTGAACGATGCCGATGTCACCTTCGGCAACCTGGAAGGCACGCTGCTGGACACCGGCGGAACTCCAAAGACCTGTCGCGATCCAAAAGTGTGTTATGTCTTCCGGACACCCGTCCGTTTTGTAAAGAATTTGAAGAGCGCAGGGTTCGACATGATGAGCCTGGCCAACAACCACGCCGGCGATTTTGGCGAAACGGGCCGTCAAAGCACCATGAAGACCCTGAATGCCGAAGACATCAAACATGCCGGCCAAGTCGTGCAGAAATATGTGTTGTTCACCAAAGACAGCCTCACCTATGGCCTTGTCGCCTTCGCTCCCAATAGCGGCTGTGTGAACCTGAACGACCTGGAAGGCGCAAAACAATTGGTAGCCCACCTGGATTCGATCTGCGACGTCGTGATTGTGTCGTTTCACGGGGGCGCTGAGGGTGCTCAATACCAAAACGTGCCCCGCACCCACGAGCTCTTCCACGGCGAGGATCGCGGTGACGTCTATAAGTTCTCGCATACCCTGATCGACGCAGGCGCCGATGTGGTGTTTGGACACGGACCGCATGTTACGCGTGCCGTTGAGGTCTATAATGAGCGGTTCATTGCCTATAGCATGGGCAACTTTTGCACCTACCGGGGCATTAGCGTATCAGGGGTGAATGGTCTTGCCCCCATTATCAAGCTTTATACCGATGCGCATGGCAAGTTTTACAAGGGTAAAATCACACCCACCTATCAAACTTATGGCGGCGGCGTGAAAGTTGATCCTCAAAATCAGGTAATTAAGAGGATACAGGAGCTCACAAAAAAAGATTTCCCGGAATCAAAAATTCAGATTGCCGAGAATGGTTTAATTACTTACCTTGCTCAATAACATGGCGTATAAGGAAAAGGAAATCGAGAAACTTTACTACTCCATTGGAGAAGTTGCAGAAATGTTTAGCGTGGCTCCATCACTCATTCGTTTTTGGGAATCGGAGTTTGACCTCATTAAGCCGAAGAAAAACCGCAAAGGAAATCGTCAGTTTACCAAGGAGGACATCGATCATGTCCGGACGATCTACCACCTCGTAAAAGAGAAAGGCTTTACCCTGCAAGGTGCCAAAGAGATGCTGCGCAACGACACACAAGCCGTGCGCGACAAAATGGAGTTTATGGACTCCTTGAAAAAAGTCCGCAGCTTCCTGGTGGAGCTTCGCGAAAAGTTACATTGATCGTTTTCCTCCTTTTAACCAAGATGTTGTAGACACGCGAAGAAAACCCTTCGCCCATCTTTTGTTCGATCCTCCCTTATTTTTTTACCCGCATGGATCAGAACAGGCTTTCATTGCTCGCTCTTCACTTTATTCCTGGCATCGGAAATCATCTTGTCCGCCAGCTAATCAGCTATTGTGGCTCGGCTGAAAAAGTCTTTCGCACACCCCGCGGCAAGCTCTTGAAAATTCCCGGCGTGGGCATGGTCACGGCCGAAAGCATTCTGTACGGCCGTCCCTTTACCCTGGCGGAGGCCGAAGTGCTTCACGCGGAAAAAGAAAACGTGCAACTCATCTTCTTCACCGACAAGAACTATCCCTCACGCCTGAAGCAGATCAATGATGCTCCCTCCCTGCTCTATGCCCGTGGCAACATCGACTTTGAAATACCCAAAACGGTGGGCATCATTGGCACGCGGCGGGCCACCCCGTATGGCAAACAATGTGTCGATGACCTGATGACCGCATTGGTGCCGCACGCACCCCTCATTGTAAGCGGGCTAGCCTATGGCATCGACATTCACGCCCACCGGCAGGCATTGAAAAATAATCTGCCAACTGTGGGTGTCATGGGTAGCGGCATCGATGTGATTTACCCTTCGCTCCATACGGAAACCGCCCGACGCATGGAAGCCCAAGGTGGCCTCATCACTGAAAATCCTTTTGGGGCCCGGCCTGACGCACATAATTTCCCAGCCCGCAACCGCATCATCGCCGGGCTGTCGGATGCGCTCATTGTTGTAGAAGCTGCCGAGAAAGGCGGCGCGCTGATCACGGCCGAGATCGCCAACAGTTACAACAAAGATGTGTTTGCTTTTCCCGGGAATGTCGGGCAAAGTTATTCGGAGGGATGCAACGTCCTCATCAAATCCCACAAGGCAAATCTGCTCACCCACGTGAAAGACCTGGAGTATCACATGAACTGGAGCGCCGGTGTGAAGCCCCTGAAAAAGAGAATACAATTCGATCTTGATGAATACGACGCCGACGAGCAGGAGGTATTAAAGCGGCTCCTTGAAAACAACCACCAGCTCACCATCGACGAGATCAGTTGGCGGACGGCATTGCCGATCGGCAAACTAGCATCTATTTTATTGGGATTGGAATTAAAGAATATTGTCGCGGCGCTTCCCGGAAAGGTGTATAAGCTGCTGGTGGGATAAATCTTATTGTCCCTGGTCTTTCTGGTTACATTTTTCCTTGATCACCTCATAGGCTTTCAGATCGCCCAACTCGCCGGCTTTGCTCAGGTCGAGGCAACCATTTTTCATATCGCCGAACTCGATGCGCAGGATACCCCGCATATAGTAAGCATCCACATTCTTGGGATTGATCTGGATGATCTTGGAACAGTCGTTGATCGCATCTTCATAGGCTTGCAAGAACTGTTTGGCTTTGCCCCGGTTGAAGTAGGCTTCGATATAGTTTTCGTTGATGGTGATGGCCGAGGTGAAATCGGCAATGGCGCCGTAATAATCCTGGAGCTTCATCTTCACGTTGCCACGGGCAAAGAAAGCGTCGGCAAATTTCGGATTCTTTTCGATGGCGGTGTTATAGTCCTTCATGGCGCCGTGGCGATCGTCGAAGTTGTCTTTGATGTTGCCGCGAATGAAGTATGCCGGAGCGTAGTTGGGGTCGATATCGAGGGCCTTGTTCAGGTTCAACAGCGATTCCATGAACTCATGTTTCTCATACAGCTCACGGCCTTTTTGGGTAAGGTCCTTGGCATTCTGCGCGTGGGACAAGATCGAAACGAGTAACAAGCCAAAAAGAATAAAACCGGGGCGCTTCATATTATCGAATTTAATCAAAGTTAACAGATTAAGATCAGGCCTTCGGCGAGAAGTAATATTTTCAATGCTTTGGGAATATTTCGTCCGCCATTTTCCATGCGGCGCTGAATTGGGTTGGATCAATGCCGGTGGCCACGCCTTTTTCTTGCAGGTAGGACAGGATGGTTTCGGTGGCCAGGTTGCCGACCAGGTCGTCGTTGGCCATCGGACATCCGCCAAAGCCTTTGATGGCCCCGTCGAAGCGGCGACAACCCGCCTCATAGGCGGCTTCGATCTTTTCGCGGGCCGCTTGCGGTGTGGAGTGAAGATGAACGCCTATTTCGGCTTGTGGATAGCGCGTCGACAGGGTGGTGAACAAGGACCGTATCGCCGGCGGCGTGGAAACTCCAATGGTATCGGCCAGGGACGTGACGTCGGAGCCAAGGATCATCAGCCGGTCCACAAATTGAGCAACACCTTCGGCGTCGTATGGATCGCCATAGGGATTTCCAAAACCCATGCTGATGTAAGTCACCAATTTTTTACCCGACCGCAGGCAGATGTTCTTGATCGCCTCCAAAGTTTGCAACGCTTCGGCGATGGACTTGTTGGTGTTGCGTTGTTGAAACGTTTCGGACATCGACAACGGGAAGCCCAGATAAGTAACGCTTTCAAAGGTCGCCGCTTCTTCCGCACCCCGGGTATTGGCCACGATGACCAGCAGCTTGGATGGCCCCCCATCCCAATCCAACTGATTCAATACGTCGGCTGTATCGCGCATTTGAGGGATCGCTTTTGGCGATACAAAGCTTCCCGCATCGATTGTGTCGAAGCCTGCTTTCAGCAACTGGTTAATATATTTAACTTTCAACGTTGTGGGTATAAACGTGGAGAGGCCTTGCATGGCATCGCGCGGACATTCGATCAGTTTCATAGGCGATTATGCATTTTTTGGGAAGCGGGGGAGAAAAAAGCCGGATTAAACATACAAACGAAAGCCGGTAACTCGCAACGGAAGGGAAATATTTACAACTAACGGTGACTAATGCGCTTCATCCCCCATTTTTATAGTTTTACAAGGAAAGCAAGATTAACCCTCTATTGAAACCACTCTACCACTAACACTATGCCTCTACCGGAATTTAGCGGCGCCCTGGGAATAAAACGAGCCGCCCATCTGTTACGACGGGCAACGTTCGGGGCGACCAAACAGCAGATCGACGCCTTCGCGGCGTTGACCCCTGCACAAGCCATCACTTCCCTTTTCCGGCAATCACTACCCGACCCTGCCCTACCCATCGATCCCAAAACGGGCCAGGTATGGGTGCTGTCGCCGGTAACGGATGCCAACAGCGACGACCTCGACAGCTTCCTCCGGAAATGGATCATCGGTCAGATGATCAGCGCCGGGGTACCCTCCGGGATCTCGCTCGCCTACAGTGCCCGCGAAAAGATGGTGCACTTTCTGCACACGCACTTCACCACCATCATGTCGAAGGTGAGCAACAGCCGTTCGATCTATTACCAGAACCAGTTGTTCCGAACGTTTGCCCTGGACGCCCTCAACGGCAACCCCGACATCAACTTCAAGAACCTCACCGTAAAGGTCAGCGTCGACAACGCCATGTTGCGCGTGTTGGATGGCAACCTGAACGTGAAGGGAAGCGAAAACGAAAACTATGCCCGCGAATTGCTGGAGCTCTACACCATCGGCCGTGGCCTCGAGGGCACCCTTCCGCCAACGACCGAGCAAGGCGACTACGGTGTCTATAAAGAAGACGATGTAAAAGCCGCAGCCAAAGTGCTGTCGGGCTGGGATGTGGATGAAGACTTTGCCAACCTCGACCCTGACACCAACCTGCCCCGGGGCAAAGTGAAAGGCTCTCCGACCAATGCTTCGTCGCACGACAATACCGTAAAACAATTCAGCGTACACTTTGGAAATGCAACGGTCCAACCCGACCCCACCCTGCTGAGCGGCGGCAACCCCACCGAAAAAAGTGCCCTGGACGAAATCCGCCAGTGGATCGACCTGATTTACTCCAGCCCCCAAACCGCGAAGAACATTTGCTGGAAGATCTATCGCTTCTTTGTGTATGCTCCGCATACACCGGAAGAAAGCATCGCCATCGACGGCGCCATCATTACTGAAATGGCCAATACGTTTAAGGCCGGCGGTTATAAACTGCAACCCGTTATCGAGAACTTGTTGCGCAGTCAACATTTCTATGAAGCCACCTCCGGCACGGTGACGGACGATAACTTTGGAGGCATCATCAAGTCGCCGCTTGACCTGATCATCCCAACCCTGCGGTTCTTCGACATCACTGTACCGGACATCGTCTCGTCCACTACTGAGTTTTATGATGCCACCGGCGAGATCGAATCACAGGTGACCACGCAGGCGATGAAATTCTACGAGCCCTCCGACATTGCCGGTTACGAATCCTATTTCCAATTCCCCATCTATCACCGCTGGTGGATCACGCCGAACACCTTGGCCAACCGTTATAATTTCATCCGCACGCTCATCACGAGCATGGAGCAAGGCATGTTCAAAGTGAACGTCTACGATTTTGTAAAAAACAACATCCCGAATGCCATCGCCGCCGACGCCCGACTGCTCACGATGGAACTGGCCAAATACCTGCTCCCGGTGACGGACAATTTAACCTTCGACGATGCAGCCGATGATACCTCGGGCCTGACCGCCAAGCGCCTCAACTATTTTAAGGAACGCTTCCTGCAAACTTTTGACGAAGCCTATTGGACCACACGCTGGAACGCCAACGAACCCGATTTGCGCGACCAGTTGGAATACCTGTTCAACAGCATGCTGCAGTCGCCCGAATATCAACTTGCATAAAGACAAAAGACATGAACAAATCGAGAAGAGACTTTTTAAAGAAGCTTCCGTTGGCGATGAGCATACCCTTCGCGATCGGAGGTATTCCCCTGCGTGTGTTAGGCGAAGGCAGCTCATTAGCGCGCATGGCGGCGGCCAGCGGCAACGACCGCGTGCTCATCATCCTGCAATTGGCCGGTGGCAATGACGGATTGAATTGCCTTATCCCCGTTGAGAAATACGACGAGTACCATACCCGCCGCGCCAACATCGCCATCCCTGCCAAGAACAGCTTGCGCAAATATATTCCCCTGGACAGCACGTTGCCGTCCGACGCACAAGTAGGGCTTCACCCAGACATGCTGGCCATGAAGGGCCTGTATGACCAGGGACGTGTCACCTTCGTGCAAGGCGTATCGTACAAGAACAACAACGGCTCTCACTTCCGCGGACGCGACATCTGGTTCATGGGCGGCTCGGCCGATGACTATTATCAATCCGGTTGGGTTGGACGTTATTTGGAGGGAGAATTCGCTCCGAAGAAATACCCGGAAGATTTCCCCAATCCGGAAATGAAAGACCCGCTGGCCATCGAAATGGGCAACGACGTGTCGCTCATCTTTCACCAGCAAGGAAATATCCCCACATCGATCTCGATCAGCAGTCCGGAACAATTCGCGCAACTGGTAGGCGAACTGGAAGGCTTCCTTGACGAAGAAGTGGATCCCCGTGGTTTGCCACCCGATTATTTGAAAGGATCTCCCTACTATAAAGAGTTGGACTGGATCCTGAGCCTGGAAGATAAATCCAAGGACTATGCGCAACGCCTGGCCGAAGTGTATGAAGCGGGCGGAAGCAGTTCGGTGACGTACCCGGAAAACTACCCCTTCAATGCGCCCAAGGGAAGCCTGAAAAATCCTTTGTCGGGACAATTGAAATTGATTGCCCAATTGCTGGCAGGCGGATGTCAGACAAAAGTATTCCTCGTGAAGGTGGGTGGTTTCGACACCCACGCCGACCAGGTTGAAAAATACGACACCACCATGGGAGGCCATGCCGCATTGATGTATCACATCTCCACGGCCATGAGCGCGTTCCAGGAAGACCTGCGTTCGCGCGCCTTGGAAGAGCGCGTGCTGAGCGTAACGACTTCGGAATTCGGACGACGGATACAATCCAACGGAAGCTATGGCACCGACCACGGTACCGGCGGGCCGTTGTTTATTTTTGGACGCGGCGTTCAGCCTGGCGTGGTCGGTAAGGTGCCGGACTTGTCGAAAGGCAACGTCGACATGCAATACGACTACCGCCTCGTCTATGGGAACATCATGAAAGACTGGATGTTGGTGGACGACACCCATCTGAACGAAATTTTCCCCGGCCTGATGACCTCCACCGGCACTACCGATGGGGTGACCTTCCAAACGCTACCGCTGGCACAACAGATCATCACCGGCACGGAAGGATTCATCAGCGACCGTTTCTCGCTGGGAGAATGCTTCCCGAACCCCGCCAAGGACAAGACTTCCTTGTCGTTTACGTTGAACAGCACCAACCAGGTGAATGTGGACTTAATGGACAACCAGGGAAAAGTAGTGAAGGCCATGGTGAACGGCGTATATGAACCGGGTGAGCACAAAGTCGATGTAGAGCTAACCGGTTTGCCGACCGGGCACTATATTTATCAGTTCAAAACCGGATTTTATAAAGAATCCAAGAAACTAGTTATCATAAAATAAAACCCTAAGACCTTACCCGTGATGAAACGACGCTATCTCGTGCTGCTATTTTTTCTCGTAGCCGCTACGGTCCACGCCCAGGAAAAAAAACGATCCGGTTCCGACAAAAAAAGAAAA carries:
- a CDS encoding CapA family protein, which codes for MRLLFLFIFVSISTALTAQVVDSTMVDSTAAKPPAPHVVKDTVTLVGVGDIMMGTNYPESMLPPDDGAFLMKDVEPYLNDADVTFGNLEGTLLDTGGTPKTCRDPKVCYVFRTPVRFVKNLKSAGFDMMSLANNHAGDFGETGRQSTMKTLNAEDIKHAGQVVQKYVLFTKDSLTYGLVAFAPNSGCVNLNDLEGAKQLVAHLDSICDVVIVSFHGGAEGAQYQNVPRTHELFHGEDRGDVYKFSHTLIDAGADVVFGHGPHVTRAVEVYNERFIAYSMGNFCTYRGISVSGVNGLAPIIKLYTDAHGKFYKGKITPTYQTYGGGVKVDPQNQVIKRIQELTKKDFPESKIQIAENGLITYLAQ
- a CDS encoding MerR family transcriptional regulator, which encodes MAYKEKEIEKLYYSIGEVAEMFSVAPSLIRFWESEFDLIKPKKNRKGNRQFTKEDIDHVRTIYHLVKEKGFTLQGAKEMLRNDTQAVRDKMEFMDSLKKVRSFLVELREKLH
- the dprA gene encoding DNA-processing protein DprA, encoding MDQNRLSLLALHFIPGIGNHLVRQLISYCGSAEKVFRTPRGKLLKIPGVGMVTAESILYGRPFTLAEAEVLHAEKENVQLIFFTDKNYPSRLKQINDAPSLLYARGNIDFEIPKTVGIIGTRRATPYGKQCVDDLMTALVPHAPLIVSGLAYGIDIHAHRQALKNNLPTVGVMGSGIDVIYPSLHTETARRMEAQGGLITENPFGARPDAHNFPARNRIIAGLSDALIVVEAAEKGGALITAEIANSYNKDVFAFPGNVGQSYSEGCNVLIKSHKANLLTHVKDLEYHMNWSAGVKPLKKRIQFDLDEYDADEQEVLKRLLENNHQLTIDEISWRTALPIGKLASILLGLELKNIVAALPGKVYKLLVG
- a CDS encoding tetratricopeptide repeat protein, encoding MKRPGFILFGLLLVSILSHAQNAKDLTQKGRELYEKHEFMESLLNLNKALDIDPNYAPAYFIRGNIKDNFDDRHGAMKDYNTAIEKNPKFADAFFARGNVKMKLQDYYGAIADFTSAITINENYIEAYFNRGKAKQFLQAYEDAINDCSKIIQINPKNVDAYYMRGILRIEFGDMKNGCLDLSKAGELGDLKAYEVIKEKCNQKDQGQ
- a CDS encoding hydroxymethylglutaryl-CoA lyase, which translates into the protein MKLIECPRDAMQGLSTFIPTTLKVKYINQLLKAGFDTIDAGSFVSPKAIPQMRDTADVLNQLDWDGGPSKLLVIVANTRGAEEAATFESVTYLGFPLSMSETFQQRNTNKSIAEALQTLEAIKNICLRSGKKLVTYISMGFGNPYGDPYDAEGVAQFVDRLMILGSDVTSLADTIGVSTPPAIRSLFTTLSTRYPQAEIGVHLHSTPQAAREKIEAAYEAGCRRFDGAIKGFGGCPMANDDLVGNLATETILSYLQEKGVATGIDPTQFSAAWKMADEIFPKH
- a CDS encoding DUF1800 domain-containing protein — encoded protein: MPLPEFSGALGIKRAAHLLRRATFGATKQQIDAFAALTPAQAITSLFRQSLPDPALPIDPKTGQVWVLSPVTDANSDDLDSFLRKWIIGQMISAGVPSGISLAYSAREKMVHFLHTHFTTIMSKVSNSRSIYYQNQLFRTFALDALNGNPDINFKNLTVKVSVDNAMLRVLDGNLNVKGSENENYARELLELYTIGRGLEGTLPPTTEQGDYGVYKEDDVKAAAKVLSGWDVDEDFANLDPDTNLPRGKVKGSPTNASSHDNTVKQFSVHFGNATVQPDPTLLSGGNPTEKSALDEIRQWIDLIYSSPQTAKNICWKIYRFFVYAPHTPEESIAIDGAIITEMANTFKAGGYKLQPVIENLLRSQHFYEATSGTVTDDNFGGIIKSPLDLIIPTLRFFDITVPDIVSSTTEFYDATGEIESQVTTQAMKFYEPSDIAGYESYFQFPIYHRWWITPNTLANRYNFIRTLITSMEQGMFKVNVYDFVKNNIPNAIAADARLLTMELAKYLLPVTDNLTFDDAADDTSGLTAKRLNYFKERFLQTFDEAYWTTRWNANEPDLRDQLEYLFNSMLQSPEYQLA
- a CDS encoding DUF1501 domain-containing protein yields the protein MNKSRRDFLKKLPLAMSIPFAIGGIPLRVLGEGSSLARMAAASGNDRVLIILQLAGGNDGLNCLIPVEKYDEYHTRRANIAIPAKNSLRKYIPLDSTLPSDAQVGLHPDMLAMKGLYDQGRVTFVQGVSYKNNNGSHFRGRDIWFMGGSADDYYQSGWVGRYLEGEFAPKKYPEDFPNPEMKDPLAIEMGNDVSLIFHQQGNIPTSISISSPEQFAQLVGELEGFLDEEVDPRGLPPDYLKGSPYYKELDWILSLEDKSKDYAQRLAEVYEAGGSSSVTYPENYPFNAPKGSLKNPLSGQLKLIAQLLAGGCQTKVFLVKVGGFDTHADQVEKYDTTMGGHAALMYHISTAMSAFQEDLRSRALEERVLSVTTSEFGRRIQSNGSYGTDHGTGGPLFIFGRGVQPGVVGKVPDLSKGNVDMQYDYRLVYGNIMKDWMLVDDTHLNEIFPGLMTSTGTTDGVTFQTLPLAQQIITGTEGFISDRFSLGECFPNPAKDKTSLSFTLNSTNQVNVDLMDNQGKVVKAMVNGVYEPGEHKVDVELTGLPTGHYIYQFKTGFYKESKKLVIIK